In Halobacterium sp. R2-5, one DNA window encodes the following:
- a CDS encoding orc1/cdc6 family replication initiation protein: MDADDSEDTPPDPESLETDATQRNSSTESSESQHAPSAASGEDSGTPSQSIEDMLLEFDEQDGLIRDRSLLDPNHVVEEDRIVGRDEQLQEVTKMLRVALGDNRPPNLFLYGPSGTGKSLITKAVCKNISRICDSRDIQFGTIEVNCQDLDTLGVAVYELAQQAADEAGVDVEVPKHGVATKEKWDELYRIVNENFDSVVFVLDELDMLVGRRDKQDPAFSRLLYQLSRAGASDDLQAYISVVAISNDTKMMESVGSRALSSFTPEDVHFDDYDANQLQSILRRRQDAFHDGVVNDEVIPLAAAFAAQTHGDARKAIDLMRVAGELAEREGDQEIREKHVRMAQDKVEKNRVLEVVRGISTQKKLCLYATASVAAQTDGGTARSTTGYQVYQYLTESIDADQYHQETYVNKMKELTTYSLVDFERRSHGPSSGMFLEFQFGERPETILETLREDSRIEMVSTDEVESVVKAQVRNET, encoded by the coding sequence ATGGACGCTGACGACTCCGAGGACACCCCTCCCGATCCGGAGTCATTAGAGACTGACGCCACCCAGCGGAACTCTTCCACGGAATCTTCCGAGTCTCAACACGCTCCCAGCGCAGCTTCTGGCGAGGATAGCGGGACGCCATCCCAATCAATCGAAGATATGCTGTTGGAATTCGACGAACAAGACGGTCTCATCCGCGACCGCTCGTTGCTCGATCCCAACCACGTCGTCGAAGAAGACCGCATCGTCGGGCGTGACGAACAGCTCCAGGAAGTCACCAAGATGCTGCGCGTCGCACTCGGTGACAACCGGCCACCGAACCTCTTTCTCTACGGGCCGTCCGGGACGGGGAAATCTCTCATCACGAAAGCCGTCTGCAAGAACATCAGCCGCATCTGTGACTCGCGAGACATCCAGTTCGGCACCATCGAGGTCAACTGCCAGGACCTCGATACTCTCGGCGTCGCAGTCTACGAACTCGCCCAGCAGGCCGCCGACGAAGCCGGCGTCGACGTCGAGGTCCCGAAACACGGCGTCGCGACCAAGGAGAAATGGGACGAACTCTACCGCATCGTCAACGAGAACTTCGATTCAGTCGTCTTCGTCCTCGACGAACTCGACATGCTCGTCGGCCGACGCGACAAGCAAGACCCGGCTTTCTCGCGGCTCCTGTACCAGCTCTCGCGGGCCGGTGCTAGCGACGACCTCCAGGCGTACATCTCCGTCGTCGCAATCTCAAACGACACGAAGATGATGGAGTCCGTCGGTAGCCGCGCTCTGAGCTCGTTCACGCCGGAAGACGTCCACTTCGATGACTACGACGCGAACCAGCTCCAGTCGATTCTCCGGCGCCGGCAAGACGCCTTCCACGATGGCGTGGTGAACGACGAAGTCATCCCGTTGGCGGCTGCCTTCGCGGCCCAAACCCACGGTGACGCGCGGAAAGCTATCGATTTGATGCGCGTTGCTGGGGAACTCGCCGAACGCGAGGGCGATCAAGAAATTCGCGAGAAGCACGTCCGGATGGCCCAGGACAAAGTCGAGAAGAACCGCGTCCTTGAGGTTGTCCGTGGGATCAGCACCCAGAAGAAACTCTGCTTGTACGCTACGGCATCGGTGGCAGCCCAAACGGACGGCGGAACGGCACGGAGTACCACTGGATACCAGGTGTATCAGTACCTGACAGAGTCGATCGATGCGGACCAGTACCACCAGGAGACCTACGTCAACAAGATGAAGGAGCTGACGACGTACTCGCTGGTGGACTTCGAGCGTCGGAGCCACGGTCCTAGTTCGGGGATGTTCCTCGAATTCCAGTTCGGCGAACGCCCGGAGACGATTCTGGAAACGCTGCGTGAGGACTCTCGTATCGAGATGGTCTCGACTGATGAGGTCGAGTCAGTCGTGAAAGCACAGGTTCGCAACGAAACCTGA
- a CDS encoding PadR family transcriptional regulator — protein MYDLTGFQRDLLYAVAGLEEPHGLAIKDELEEYYESEIHHGRLYPNLDTLVDKGLVDKGELDERTNFYTVTRRGKRELSARREWESQYVDLEE, from the coding sequence ATGTACGACCTTACAGGATTCCAGCGTGACCTCCTCTACGCCGTCGCTGGCTTAGAGGAACCACACGGTCTCGCAATCAAAGACGAGCTCGAGGAGTACTACGAATCCGAGATTCACCACGGGCGCCTCTATCCGAATCTCGATACTCTCGTCGACAAAGGCCTCGTCGACAAAGGCGAACTCGACGAGCGAACAAACTTCTACACAGTAACACGACGAGGGAAACGGGAACTTTCGGCCCGCCGTGAATGGGAGAGTCAATACGTCGACCTTGAAGAGTAA
- a CDS encoding thiamine pyrophosphate-dependent enzyme yields MPADQATCTATVVERTPDAVVVSNLGVASYVLAGVADRDRNFYLWGSMGSTTATGVGVAHGTSEQVTVLAGDGSLTMSLGVLSTVATADQPNLTVVCFDNGIYGTTGGQPTPEIDFTAAAEAQGLPATSVETNEAFADAYDDAVARDGPSLIECSVEPTGPDSRPTFDYPQIPRRVRDSLTE; encoded by the coding sequence ATGCCTGCTGACCAAGCCACCTGTACGGCGACCGTCGTGGAGCGAACACCCGACGCGGTCGTGGTCTCGAATCTCGGCGTCGCTTCCTACGTACTGGCGGGTGTCGCAGACCGCGACCGCAACTTCTACCTCTGGGGGAGCATGGGCTCGACAACTGCGACCGGCGTCGGCGTCGCGCATGGAACCAGCGAGCAGGTGACCGTACTCGCCGGTGATGGATCGCTGACGATGTCCTTGGGCGTGCTCTCGACCGTCGCGACCGCGGACCAGCCTAACCTCACTGTCGTGTGCTTCGATAACGGTATCTACGGGACCACCGGTGGACAGCCGACCCCTGAAATCGACTTCACAGCTGCCGCTGAAGCGCAAGGGTTGCCGGCGACGAGCGTCGAGACGAACGAGGCATTTGCTGACGCGTACGACGACGCTGTCGCACGTGACGGCCCCTCCTTGATCGAGTGTAGCGTTGAGCCAACCGGTCCTGACTCGCGGCCCACGTTCGACTACCCACAGATTCCGCGACGGGTCCGCGACTCGCTAACCGAATAG
- a CDS encoding thiamine pyrophosphate-binding protein, with protein MGWESAIVDGLHDAGIDFVTQLPDGAMGAVLDALQDSDVDTLRVEREESAIAAASGAWVTGERAAVMCQSSGLANAINAIGSLSTPARLPFLALVTRRGDLGEFNIAQVPTGYALPEMMDEMGVRNTVVSDAQSLQQTVRMAAETAFSTRTPYVVFLDATVTGYGQEAN; from the coding sequence ATGGGTTGGGAATCGGCAATTGTGGACGGCCTGCACGACGCAGGCATTGATTTCGTGACACAGCTCCCGGATGGCGCGATGGGCGCCGTCCTGGACGCACTCCAAGACTCGGACGTCGACACACTCCGTGTCGAACGTGAAGAAAGCGCCATCGCCGCCGCCTCTGGCGCGTGGGTGACCGGCGAACGGGCCGCCGTAATGTGTCAGTCCAGCGGCCTCGCAAACGCGATTAACGCGATTGGTTCCCTGTCGACACCCGCTCGGTTGCCGTTTCTCGCACTGGTCACGCGTCGAGGCGACCTCGGCGAATTCAACATCGCGCAAGTACCGACAGGCTACGCACTCCCCGAGATGATGGACGAGATGGGCGTTCGAAACACAGTCGTCTCGGACGCCCAATCGCTCCAGCAGACGGTCCGGATGGCTGCCGAGACTGCATTCTCGACGCGGACGCCATACGTGGTGTTTCTCGATGCGACCGTGACTGGCTACGGCCAGGAGGCCAACTGA